From the Kitasatospora viridis genome, one window contains:
- a CDS encoding DUF461 domain-containing protein yields MSRSLRRGGIAAIVLALSALSLSACADGPGTSSQTLQIKPNSAATSLGNDLKLNAIVVVVGLTQTSSEPGPANLTVNISNTGSAPETLQSVTIGGTNATFQDAKGAPLPGGIVIPAMGAVLVGGPGQPSAHADGATLPVGGFAPTSFAFSSAGKVDVQAQVLPATGAYESFGPATPSASASAPASGSASAGASASAPASAGASTSASAGASGAASAPASGSPASASASAH; encoded by the coding sequence GTGAGCCGCAGCCTTCGACGCGGTGGCATTGCCGCCATCGTTCTCGCCCTCTCCGCCCTCTCGCTCTCCGCCTGCGCGGACGGTCCCGGCACCAGCTCGCAGACCCTGCAGATCAAGCCGAACAGTGCGGCCACCTCGCTGGGCAACGACCTCAAGCTCAACGCGATCGTGGTCGTCGTCGGCCTGACGCAGACCAGCAGCGAGCCCGGCCCGGCGAACCTGACGGTCAACATCAGCAACACCGGCTCCGCCCCGGAGACCCTGCAGTCCGTCACCATCGGCGGCACCAACGCCACCTTCCAGGACGCCAAGGGCGCCCCGCTGCCCGGCGGCATCGTGATCCCCGCGATGGGCGCGGTGCTGGTCGGCGGCCCGGGCCAGCCCTCGGCCCACGCGGACGGCGCGACCCTCCCGGTCGGCGGCTTCGCGCCGACCAGCTTCGCCTTCTCCTCCGCCGGCAAGGTGGACGTGCAGGCCCAGGTGCTGCCGGCCACCGGCGCCTACGAGTCGTTCGGCCCGGCCACCCCGTCGGCCTCGGCCTCGGCCCCGGCGAGCGGGTCGGCCTCCGCCGGCGCCTCGGCGAGCGCCCCCGCCTCGGCCGGCGCGAGCACCTCCGCGTCCGCCGGCGCGAGCGGTGCGGCCTCCGCCCCGGCCAGCGGCTCGCCCGCCAGCGCGAGCGCCTCGGCGCACTGA